The Halovivax ruber XH-70 genome includes the window CCCGCGACGAGACGTGGGCCGACGCCGTCGCGACACAGGACGACGAGTACGAGACGAAATCGCTCGACGCCAGCCAGGAGTCCATGCTGCTCTACTCCTCGGGGACGACTGGGAAGCCGAAGGGGATCGTCCACACCCACGCTGGCGTCCAGTTGCAGTGTGCAAAAGAGCTCTACTTCGGGTTCGACCTGAAACCCGCAGACCGATTCTTCTGGGTCTCGGACATCGGCTGGATGATGGGCCCGTGGACGCTCATCGGCGTCCACTCGTTCGGCGGGACGATGTTCATGTACGAGGGCGCCCCGGACCACCCCGAGCCGGACCGGTTCTGGGAAATGATCGACCGCCACGAACTCACGCAGTTCGGCATCTCGCCAACAGCGATTCGCGCGCTCCGCAAGCACGGTGACGAGTGGCTCGACGGCCACGACCTCTCCTCGTTGCGGATCCTCGGATCGACCGGCGAACCCTGGGACCCCGAGTCCTGGCAGTGGTTCTTAGAGAACGTCGGTCGCGGCGAAGCGCCAATCATCAACATCTCCGGCGGGACCGAGATCTGCGGCTGTTTCCTCATGCCGATGCCGATCACGGAACTCAAACCCTGCACGCTCGGCGGCCCGGGACTCGGGATGGACATCGACATCGTCGACTCGGCGGGCGAGTCCGTCGCCGACGACAACGAACGCGGCTTCCTCGTCGCGCGCGACTCCTGCCCCTCGATGACCAAATCGCTCTGGTCCGGAGACGAGCGCTACCTCGAAGAGTACTGGTCGAGCTGGGACGACCTCTGGGACCACGGCGACTGGGCCCAGCAGGACGAGGACGGCTTCTGGTTCCTCCACGGCCGCGCCGACGACGCCCTCAACGTCGCGGGGCGCAAGGTCGGCCCCGCCGAGGTCGAAGGCGCACTGATCGACCACCCCGCCGTGAACCAGGCCGCCGCCGTCGGCGCGCCGGACGAGACGACCGGCACCGCCGTCGTCGCCTACGTGATCTTGGAGGACGGAGAAACCGAGTCAGACGACCTTCGCGACGAACTGCGTGCGCAGGTCGGCGAGGAACACGGCAAGCCCTTCCGCCCGCGAGAGATCCTCTTCGTCGACGAGTTCCCGAAGACCCAGTCGGGCAAGATCATCCGCCGCGCCATCGAGGCCACCTACACTGGCGAGGATCTCGGCGACATGAGCAGCATCGAGAACCCTGGAGCACTCGAAGCGCTCGACGAAGCGCGATAGAACGCTCCTGTCGATTCCGCCGGCGTATCCGTCGACGAGGAGACCGCAACGCGTACTCAGAAGCCGACGAGCGCGGGCGACGCTTCCGCCGAAATCCCGCGGATCGTCCGGTCGAACGCCAGGACGATCACGTTGTTGAACACGAAGAAGAGGTACATCGAAACGACCGTCACGAGGAACGCGAGGTCGATCGGGTGTGAGAGATAGTGACCGACGGCGACGACGATCCCCGCGTAGGTAGCGGCGGCAAGCGCAACTCCCGCAAATCCGAACACATCGTAGAAAAAGACCGTGACAGGATTCAGTTCCTTCGCGTACGGGGCGAAGATCAACAGCACCGCCGTCGTCACGTCGACGAGCCACAACAGGTGAAAGGAGCGCCGAAGCCATCGGGAGTTGGGTGGGTCGAGATAGTGACGAGCCAGCCGTGTGACGATCATTCGTCGGTCGTTGGGGAGGACCGGCGATAGCGCCTGTGCCTGCACATGTCCGCCCCAGGACCGACGAGGAGGACGTTCCGATCGCCGGAGCCCGATGTTCGGCAGACGAATCAGCCAGCAGCGAGCGCCGCCTCGATCCGCGATTCGATGTCCGTGAGTTCGTCCCGCAGTGCGTCGCCTTCTTTCCCTTCGAGTTCGGTGAGTCGGTCGCGGATACCAGCGAGGAGTTCGTACTTCTCGTCCTCGTCGACGCCGGTCTTCTGGACGTAGACAGACTCGGATCGGTCGTAGACCTCGTCGGGTTCGAGGTCGGTCACCGACAGCACGACGTCGACCTTCGTCGGATCGATGCCGCGGACCCACTCGTGTGGGATGTCGTGGGCATCGAGGGCGTCGAAGACGGTCGCCTCGTCGCGGAGTGATCGACGTTCCCGGGTCGCCCGCGTGATCGTCCCGAACCGGCCGTGCAATCGCTGGTCGGGACCGAGGCGGTCGAGGAGTTCGTCGCGAAACGTCGTTCGGAGGCGGTCCGAGCCGCGTTGAACGTCGGAACTGATGACGTAGC containing:
- a CDS encoding AMP-binding protein, with translation MTGEYIDEVAYEPSQEFVESTNVWEFMQTYDIDDYDELIERTTTEIDGVEDSGVDWFWDELVDYLDIEFYEDHDRVRDDERGPQFADWYPEGELNIAHNTVDRWADVDEPTRNSVACIWEGEDGDVREITYHELARQSNKVANYLESVGIETGDTVCLYMPMVPEVISILYGCFKVGAIAVPIFSGFGVDATATRIADAECSVLFTGDGFYRRGGEITLKGAADEAIDEAGHVEHTVTYQRLGHEPDADMPWDDARDETWADAVATQDDEYETKSLDASQESMLLYSSGTTGKPKGIVHTHAGVQLQCAKELYFGFDLKPADRFFWVSDIGWMMGPWTLIGVHSFGGTMFMYEGAPDHPEPDRFWEMIDRHELTQFGISPTAIRALRKHGDEWLDGHDLSSLRILGSTGEPWDPESWQWFLENVGRGEAPIINISGGTEICGCFLMPMPITELKPCTLGGPGLGMDIDIVDSAGESVADDNERGFLVARDSCPSMTKSLWSGDERYLEEYWSSWDDLWDHGDWAQQDEDGFWFLHGRADDALNVAGRKVGPAEVEGALIDHPAVNQAAAVGAPDETTGTAVVAYVILEDGETESDDLRDELRAQVGEEHGKPFRPREILFVDEFPKTQSGKIIRRAIEATYTGEDLGDMSSIENPGALEALDEAR